One part of the Terrimicrobium sacchariphilum genome encodes these proteins:
- a CDS encoding PAS domain S-box protein has translation MPGDIANEGQLSQKASLEEGEERWLFALESSGHGVWDRNIPAKTIFVSHLCKVILGYAEEEIGHCSDEWLALIHPDDRSSAEASLQNHLDGKSPSYVSEHRMQCRDGSFKWILERGKVFLRDPEGMPLRVIGTCTDITDQKKQDLMLERLSLVASHTINGVVITDKEGLIEWVNDSFTHLTGYSLSEVLGRKPGAILQGPETDPVTVDRIRTALRDGRCCEETILNYTKDGSPFYLQMRIDPVLSETGAVRKFVALQTDVTERVLGEKTLRESKERLRLALEASGDGIWEYDPTSKTLFLSARCKEMLGYREEEIGDTLADWEALVHPDDLEEVRREFFRHVSGEASIYKSEHRLRCRDGTYKWILDRGRILEWSADRLPLRVIGTHSDISDRRAAEERARESEERLRVVLNAATGVAVVAADPEGVITYFSRGAESLLGYTSEEMVGQQTPAIIHDPEEIAQRSRELTEQLGEPITGFRVFTSIADRLGSERREWTYICKDGSRKFIDLYVYPLRDNAGEITGYLGTSVDITERRKMESELRTSEQKFRGIFEFAPVGMALNDFETGQFIAANQSLLDSVGCTQAEFAALSYWDITPQEYQMQEEEQLRLLRVNGRYGPYQKEFIKKNGDRFPVLLQGMLINDPQRGAMICSIVQDISEIKRIEQELRSAITAQQAASALLKAAGRIARIGHWEVKIGDSSPYWSDITCQIHEVPPGTRVSLEDAINCYLAEDQERVESLIRQATEEIRPFEFEARLLTAKGNIRWVQTRGEPVTDDSGRLIALRGVIQDIDDRHRAADLLAERNRQLEIATQRAEAHAKAKAEFLANMSHEIRTPLNAVIGMSELLTHEKLDAREREFVDTIHSSGDMLLSIINDILDFSKIESGHLELENIPFSIRECVESAVDIVSPQAAGKSLELLCWLDPALPAASFGDPARLRQVFVNLMTNAIKFTPRGQVFIKLIKRNSSDGTPLLRVEVKDSGIGIPTDRMERLFQAFSQVDSSTTRRFGGTGLGLVITQRLIEMMKGRIWVESVVDKGSIFQFEIPLHPTDEIPANASVETLDLTGLKALIVDDNPTNLGILKMQVKSWGMAATLCKNGREALDHLGENFDLAILDVVMPGMDGYDLIREIRKALPALPIIVLTSIGPEKRMSAEDLGISVVLSKPVKNSQLAHAIRNAMGLRKMHRQSRPQEQNEDLAVACPLRILVAEDNLVNQRVAALLLRRLGYEADIVSDGRQALDRLRESHYDVVFLDIQMPELDGLEAARTICREYPETKRPWLVALTAHAVEGDREDCIAAGMNDYLSKPVRSETLATVLRRAFQAKTPI, from the coding sequence ATGCCAGGAGACATCGCAAATGAGGGTCAGCTAAGCCAGAAAGCTTCGCTTGAAGAGGGTGAAGAGCGCTGGCTGTTTGCCCTGGAAAGCTCGGGACATGGAGTGTGGGACAGGAATATTCCCGCCAAGACGATCTTTGTTTCGCATCTCTGCAAGGTGATCCTGGGCTACGCCGAAGAAGAAATCGGCCATTGCTCCGACGAGTGGCTCGCACTCATTCATCCGGATGATCGGTCGTCCGCCGAAGCATCCCTCCAGAACCACCTGGATGGAAAATCCCCCTCGTATGTGAGCGAACATCGCATGCAGTGTCGGGATGGCTCGTTCAAGTGGATCCTGGAGCGGGGAAAGGTCTTCCTTAGGGATCCTGAGGGGATGCCATTGAGGGTGATCGGCACCTGCACCGACATCACGGACCAGAAGAAACAGGACCTCATGCTGGAGCGATTGTCGCTCGTGGCGTCTCACACCATCAACGGCGTCGTCATCACCGACAAGGAAGGACTGATAGAATGGGTTAATGACAGCTTTACGCACCTGACCGGTTACAGTCTTTCCGAGGTTCTCGGACGAAAGCCGGGGGCAATCCTTCAGGGACCCGAAACAGATCCCGTCACGGTGGACCGCATTCGCACCGCTCTGAGGGATGGCAGATGTTGCGAAGAGACCATCCTGAACTACACCAAGGACGGATCGCCGTTTTATCTCCAGATGAGAATCGACCCGGTGCTCTCTGAGACCGGAGCCGTTCGCAAATTCGTCGCCCTCCAGACCGATGTCACAGAAAGAGTGCTCGGAGAAAAAACGCTCCGGGAGAGCAAGGAGCGACTACGGCTTGCGCTCGAGGCATCGGGCGATGGGATATGGGAATACGATCCCACCTCCAAGACTCTCTTCCTCTCAGCGCGATGCAAGGAAATGCTGGGATATCGGGAGGAAGAAATCGGAGACACTCTGGCCGACTGGGAGGCACTGGTGCATCCAGATGATTTGGAGGAGGTTCGCCGCGAGTTTTTTCGCCATGTCAGCGGAGAAGCATCGATTTACAAAAGCGAACACCGCCTCCGCTGTCGCGATGGCACGTACAAATGGATCCTCGACCGCGGACGAATACTTGAGTGGAGCGCCGATCGACTCCCCCTGCGCGTGATCGGGACGCACTCGGACATTTCGGATCGTCGAGCCGCCGAAGAACGAGCGCGCGAAAGCGAAGAACGGCTCCGCGTTGTTCTCAATGCCGCCACCGGAGTAGCAGTTGTCGCGGCGGACCCAGAGGGAGTCATTACGTATTTCAGCCGGGGCGCGGAATCCCTTCTCGGCTATACGAGCGAGGAAATGGTGGGCCAGCAGACCCCGGCGATCATTCATGACCCGGAAGAAATCGCCCAGCGCTCCCGTGAGCTGACAGAGCAACTCGGCGAGCCGATCACCGGCTTTCGGGTCTTCACCTCGATCGCAGACCGTCTGGGGAGCGAACGACGCGAATGGACCTACATCTGCAAAGATGGGTCACGTAAATTCATCGACCTGTATGTCTATCCATTGAGGGACAACGCCGGAGAAATCACCGGGTATCTCGGCACATCAGTGGACATCACAGAACGGCGGAAAATGGAAAGCGAGTTGAGGACGAGCGAACAAAAGTTTCGCGGAATCTTCGAGTTTGCACCAGTCGGGATGGCCTTGAATGATTTCGAAACGGGCCAGTTCATCGCAGCCAATCAATCGCTGCTCGATAGCGTAGGATGCACGCAGGCCGAGTTTGCCGCCCTATCCTACTGGGATATCACGCCTCAAGAATACCAAATGCAGGAAGAGGAACAACTCCGGCTCCTGCGAGTGAATGGACGATATGGCCCCTACCAGAAGGAATTCATCAAAAAGAACGGTGATAGGTTTCCAGTATTGCTGCAAGGCATGCTCATCAATGACCCCCAAAGGGGCGCGATGATCTGCTCGATCGTGCAGGACATCTCGGAGATCAAGCGTATCGAGCAGGAACTGCGCTCGGCGATCACCGCCCAGCAAGCCGCCTCGGCGCTATTGAAAGCCGCCGGTCGCATCGCACGCATCGGGCACTGGGAGGTTAAAATCGGCGACTCCTCGCCCTACTGGTCAGACATCACCTGTCAAATCCACGAAGTCCCGCCTGGCACACGCGTGTCTTTGGAGGACGCAATAAATTGCTATCTGGCAGAAGATCAGGAACGGGTGGAGAGCCTGATTCGCCAGGCTACAGAAGAAATCCGGCCGTTTGAATTTGAAGCCCGTCTCCTCACAGCAAAAGGAAATATCCGCTGGGTGCAGACTCGTGGAGAACCTGTCACGGATGACTCTGGCCGATTGATCGCGCTCCGGGGCGTGATCCAGGATATCGATGATCGCCATCGGGCGGCGGACCTCCTGGCTGAGCGTAACCGCCAGCTGGAGATTGCCACCCAGCGAGCAGAAGCTCACGCAAAGGCAAAGGCAGAGTTTCTCGCCAACATGAGCCATGAAATCCGGACACCACTCAACGCCGTCATCGGCATGTCGGAGTTGCTCACTCACGAGAAACTCGATGCGCGGGAAAGAGAGTTTGTCGACACGATTCACAGCAGCGGCGACATGCTGTTGTCGATCATCAACGACATCCTGGACTTTTCGAAAATCGAGTCGGGCCATCTCGAACTCGAGAATATCCCCTTCTCGATTCGCGAATGCGTGGAGTCGGCTGTCGACATCGTGTCACCGCAGGCTGCCGGAAAGAGTCTGGAACTTCTTTGCTGGCTCGACCCCGCTCTGCCTGCAGCCAGTTTCGGTGACCCGGCGCGATTGAGGCAGGTCTTTGTCAATCTCATGACGAATGCCATTAAATTCACCCCGCGCGGCCAGGTATTCATCAAGTTGATAAAGCGTAATTCCTCCGACGGAACGCCACTTCTGCGGGTGGAGGTGAAGGACTCAGGGATCGGGATTCCTACTGACCGAATGGAGAGGCTATTCCAGGCGTTCAGCCAGGTGGACTCATCGACCACCCGACGATTCGGCGGCACCGGCCTCGGCCTCGTCATCACGCAGCGCCTGATCGAGATGATGAAGGGGCGAATCTGGGTGGAGTCCGTCGTCGACAAAGGTTCCATTTTCCAATTTGAAATTCCTCTGCACCCGACAGATGAGATCCCCGCGAACGCGTCTGTCGAGACGCTTGATCTCACCGGTCTGAAGGCACTGATCGTTGATGACAACCCGACCAACCTCGGCATCCTCAAGATGCAGGTGAAGTCCTGGGGAATGGCAGCTACCTTGTGCAAAAACGGACGGGAAGCCCTCGATCACCTCGGAGAGAATTTCGATCTCGCCATCCTGGATGTGGTGATGCCGGGCATGGATGGCTACGACTTGATTCGTGAGATCCGCAAAGCTCTCCCGGCATTACCCATCATAGTATTGACCTCCATCGGGCCTGAGAAGCGCATGTCCGCGGAAGACCTTGGCATTTCTGTGGTCCTCTCCAAGCCGGTCAAGAACAGTCAACTGGCGCACGCGATCCGCAATGCGATGGGTCTCAGGAAAATGCACCGGCAATCGAGACCACAGGAACAGAACGAGGATCTTGCCGTAGCATGCCCTCTCCGCATCCTGGTAGCCGAGGACAACCTCGTGAACCAGCGAGTCGCCGCGCTGCTGCTGCGACGCCTCGGCTATGAGGCCGATATCGTGAGCGATGGGAGGCAGGCCCTGGATCGCTTGAGGGAGTCACATTATGACGTGGTGTTCCTGGATATACAAATGCCGGAGCTGGACGGCCTGGAAGCAGCCCGCACCATTTGCCGAGAATATCCAGAGACCAAGCGTCCCTGGCTGGTGGCCCTGACGGCGCACGCAGTCGAAGGCGACAGGGAGGACTGCATTGCCGCCGGCATGAACGACTACCTAAGCAAGCCAGTTCGCTCCGAGACTCTTGCCACCGTACTAAGGCGGGCTTTTCAGGCGAAGACCCCGATCTAG
- the dnaE gene encoding DNA polymerase III subunit alpha has translation MSGKSFVHLHCHTEYSLLDGAIRTKDLVKKAASLGMPAVAMTDHGNMFGTVEFFQAAQKAGVKPIVGCEAYVAPGSMLDKAAGSARDAAYHLTLLVQNAEGYSNLVKLISAAHLEGFYYKPRIDRELLAKHSDGLIALSGCLKGEVNHHILAGDGGKAREIAGLYRDIFGPERYFIELHDHGIDAQRRCNPELIKIAREMKLDLVAANDVHFLDRAHHESHDVMLCIGTGSMVLDEKRMRYATELYFKSRQEMEQLFGDIPEALDNTLKVAELCDFQMEFGKPKYPAFEPPAGVTREQYLRDLCWQGLRERYGNERAEKDEELRKRLEYELGVIEKTGFVSYFLIVWDFINYGKENDIPVGPGRGSAAGSLIAYVLRITDIDPLRYGLIFERFLNPERISPPDIDVDFCMERRGEVIDYVRRKYGERCVSQIVTFGTLGAKSVVRDVGRVLGWSYGDADRLAKMIPNELNITLSTAAEKSPELKAALETEPATRQLWDHASVLEGLCRNTGIHAAGVVIGDRPLDEYIPLCRGKDNEVISQYEMNALTELGMLKMDFLGLKTLTILQHAVRLIHEKNPGFDLAAIPTDDKETFDIYNRGETLGVFQMESGGITNCCKRFDVDKIDDIIAIGALYRPGPMQFIDDYIARKKGLNKIEYAHPLLAQVCADTYGIIVYQEQVQKAANILAGYSLGDADLLRRAMGKKDKEKMAKERVRFVEGCGKVNNIPPGTADAIFDFIAKFAEYGFNKSHSAAYGWVSYQTAFVKAHYPVEFMAALLTHDASTTDRLAVVIAECTRMGIKVLPPDVNSSFLFFTPELFGDQRAIRFGLASIKNVGAGAMQAVLEDREKNGPFTSLEDFCSRLDSRTVNRKILESLVKCGAFDGFKKNRAELFEDIEQAMAAAAAVQRDRASGQVSLFDAMDTAPQKSKGTARKVEPWPQNEILAHEKELLGYYITGHPLEAYAGHFDSIKVSKIADALQVEESATFKLAGLITSVERKFTKKDGRPFAIIALEDFTGQVELTAWDETYSENAELLVSGTVVAVSARLTRREESIRATANSFKPLKPKASARPVCLRLAHEKLSDASLASVLEAVKRHPGKRPLLLEFVRKDGPPVVIEADDDFSVGDEGALQRELAIFAA, from the coding sequence ATGTCCGGAAAGTCGTTCGTTCACCTGCATTGTCACACCGAATATTCGCTGCTCGACGGTGCGATCCGGACCAAGGATCTGGTTAAAAAGGCCGCCTCTCTCGGCATGCCAGCCGTCGCCATGACGGATCACGGCAACATGTTTGGCACGGTGGAGTTTTTTCAGGCTGCCCAGAAGGCGGGGGTGAAGCCGATCGTGGGCTGTGAGGCCTATGTCGCACCGGGGTCCATGCTGGACAAGGCGGCGGGTTCTGCTCGCGACGCTGCCTATCACCTGACGCTCCTCGTGCAGAATGCCGAGGGGTACAGCAACCTCGTCAAACTCATCAGTGCTGCCCACCTGGAAGGTTTTTACTACAAGCCGCGGATCGACCGGGAACTGCTGGCCAAGCACTCGGATGGCCTTATAGCGCTCAGTGGTTGCCTCAAGGGCGAGGTGAACCATCACATCCTCGCGGGGGACGGGGGCAAGGCCCGGGAAATTGCTGGACTCTATCGCGATATTTTCGGACCGGAGCGCTATTTTATCGAACTTCACGACCACGGCATCGACGCGCAGCGCCGCTGTAATCCCGAGCTGATCAAGATCGCCCGGGAAATGAAGCTCGACCTCGTCGCGGCCAACGACGTCCACTTCCTGGACCGTGCCCACCACGAGTCGCATGATGTGATGCTCTGCATCGGCACCGGCTCGATGGTGCTGGACGAGAAGCGCATGCGTTACGCGACCGAGCTGTATTTCAAGAGCCGTCAGGAAATGGAGCAGCTCTTCGGCGACATTCCCGAGGCCCTCGACAACACCCTCAAGGTGGCGGAGTTGTGCGACTTCCAGATGGAGTTCGGCAAGCCGAAGTATCCCGCCTTTGAGCCGCCTGCCGGGGTGACGCGCGAGCAATACCTGCGCGATCTGTGCTGGCAGGGATTGCGAGAGCGTTACGGCAATGAACGGGCCGAGAAGGACGAGGAACTCCGCAAGCGCCTCGAGTACGAGCTCGGGGTCATTGAGAAGACGGGATTCGTCAGCTATTTCCTCATCGTCTGGGACTTCATCAACTACGGCAAGGAGAACGACATCCCGGTCGGTCCCGGCCGTGGCTCGGCGGCAGGTTCGCTCATCGCGTACGTGCTGCGCATCACAGACATCGATCCGCTGCGGTATGGACTGATCTTCGAGCGATTCCTCAACCCGGAACGTATCAGTCCGCCGGATATCGACGTCGATTTCTGCATGGAACGCCGTGGCGAGGTGATCGACTACGTGCGCCGCAAATACGGCGAGCGCTGTGTGTCGCAGATCGTGACATTCGGTACGCTCGGCGCGAAGAGCGTGGTGCGCGACGTGGGCCGCGTGCTGGGCTGGAGCTATGGCGATGCCGACCGGCTCGCCAAGATGATTCCGAACGAGCTGAATATTACCTTGTCCACCGCGGCGGAAAAGAGCCCGGAGCTCAAGGCCGCGCTTGAGACCGAGCCCGCGACGCGCCAGCTGTGGGATCACGCCTCGGTGCTGGAAGGTCTCTGCCGCAATACCGGCATCCACGCGGCGGGCGTCGTGATCGGCGACCGTCCGCTGGACGAGTACATCCCTCTTTGCCGCGGCAAGGACAATGAAGTCATCTCGCAGTATGAGATGAACGCCCTGACCGAGCTGGGCATGCTGAAGATGGACTTTCTCGGCCTCAAGACGCTGACCATCCTGCAGCACGCCGTGCGGCTGATTCATGAGAAGAATCCCGGTTTCGATCTCGCGGCCATTCCGACCGACGACAAGGAGACCTTCGACATCTACAACCGGGGCGAAACTCTTGGTGTGTTCCAGATGGAAAGCGGCGGCATCACGAACTGCTGTAAGCGCTTCGATGTCGACAAGATCGACGACATCATCGCCATCGGCGCGCTTTATCGTCCGGGCCCGATGCAGTTCATCGACGACTACATCGCGCGTAAAAAAGGTCTCAACAAGATCGAGTACGCGCATCCGCTGCTGGCCCAGGTCTGCGCCGATACCTACGGCATCATCGTTTATCAGGAACAGGTGCAGAAAGCGGCGAATATCCTGGCCGGCTACTCCCTTGGCGACGCTGACCTGCTCCGCCGGGCGATGGGTAAGAAGGACAAGGAAAAGATGGCCAAGGAGCGCGTGCGCTTCGTCGAGGGCTGCGGCAAGGTCAACAACATCCCGCCTGGAACGGCCGACGCGATCTTTGACTTTATCGCGAAGTTCGCGGAATACGGCTTCAACAAAAGTCATAGTGCCGCCTACGGATGGGTTTCCTACCAGACGGCCTTCGTCAAGGCTCACTACCCGGTGGAGTTCATGGCCGCCTTGCTCACGCATGACGCCTCGACGACCGACCGCCTCGCCGTCGTCATCGCGGAATGCACGCGCATGGGCATCAAGGTGCTCCCGCCTGATGTGAACAGCAGTTTCCTGTTTTTCACCCCCGAGCTGTTCGGCGATCAGCGCGCCATCCGGTTCGGCCTCGCCTCCATCAAGAACGTGGGCGCGGGAGCGATGCAGGCGGTGCTGGAGGATCGGGAAAAGAACGGCCCGTTTACCTCGCTGGAGGATTTTTGCTCGCGCCTCGATTCCCGCACGGTGAATCGCAAGATCTTGGAAAGCCTCGTGAAGTGCGGCGCCTTCGATGGCTTCAAGAAGAATCGTGCCGAGCTCTTCGAGGACATCGAGCAGGCCATGGCCGCTGCTGCCGCCGTGCAGAGGGATCGCGCATCGGGGCAGGTGTCGCTCTTCGATGCGATGGACACCGCGCCCCAGAAATCCAAGGGTACTGCTCGCAAGGTGGAACCGTGGCCGCAGAATGAGATCCTCGCGCACGAGAAGGAACTGCTCGGCTACTACATCACAGGACACCCGCTTGAGGCTTACGCTGGTCACTTCGACAGCATAAAGGTAAGCAAGATCGCCGACGCCCTCCAGGTCGAGGAATCCGCCACCTTCAAACTGGCCGGTCTCATCACCTCGGTGGAACGCAAGTTTACCAAGAAAGATGGTCGTCCCTTCGCCATCATCGCTTTGGAGGACTTCACCGGGCAGGTGGAACTCACGGCGTGGGATGAGACTTATTCCGAGAATGCCGAACTGCTGGTTTCCGGGACGGTCGTGGCGGTTTCCGCCCGTCTTACGCGGCGGGAGGAATCCATCCGCGCCACGGCGAATTCCTTCAAACCGCTCAAGCCCAAGGCGTCAGCCCGCCCGGTGTGTCTGCGTCTTGCCCATGAAAAGCTGAGCGATGCGAGCCTCGCGTCCGTGCTGGAGGCGGTAAAGCGCCACCCGGGGAAGCGACCTCTGCTGCTGGAGTTCGTTCGCAAGGACGGTCCGCCGGTGGTCATTGAGGCCGACGACGATTTTTCCGTCGGCGACGAGGGTGCTTTACAGCGCGAACTGGCGATCTTTGCGGCTTGA
- the ftsH gene encoding ATP-dependent zinc metalloprotease FtsH, producing MAEDNKNPQREQRPPGGNDPQLNWRGLVLFAIALALIGGAFLFRNGNFNQTEVITTSKFLQLIKDGQVISTDQKPLEIVVEEGRKTETITGFFKQKSATDGQEVEVPFRTPMFAPMNGAEIRDALTTAGLTYNVKPESNLLASAILSFLPIALFLVILYFFFRSQIKMAGRSAMNFGKSKARMLSKEKNRVTFKDVAGVEEAKEEVSELVDFLKDPKKFQRLGGRIPKGVLMVGPPGTGKTMLARAIAGEADVPFFSISGSDFVEMFVGVGASRVRDMFEQGKKSAPCLIFIDEIDAVGRHRGHGLGGGHDEREQTLNQLLVEMDGFDTQDGVIIIAATNRPDVLDPALLRPGRFDRQVNVSLPDVKGREEILKVHARRVKISADVDLSVVARGTPGYSGAELANVINEAALLAARKGLKAITMAEMEEARDKVRWGKERRSLALSEKEKENTAYHEAGHAILLELLEHTEPLHKVTIIPRGPSLGSTMWLPEEDKYTTRKNELLDQLVVTMGGRVAEEIVFGDVTSGARGDIGQATAIARKMVCEWGMSEKMGMVEYGEHDDYVFLGRDLGRSRGYSEATAQEIDREVRKLCDDAYARAKELLIKHRDRLEAIAKALLEYETLDGIHIREIMEFGELRNPPRKYKAPPPLPPEPTDTPGGTAEPTQEDLPPGGFPAPAPA from the coding sequence ATGGCCGAAGACAACAAAAATCCACAACGAGAGCAGCGTCCGCCCGGCGGGAATGACCCGCAACTGAACTGGAGAGGCCTCGTCCTCTTCGCTATCGCGCTGGCTCTGATCGGTGGCGCGTTCCTTTTCCGGAACGGCAATTTCAATCAAACCGAGGTCATCACGACGAGTAAATTTCTCCAGCTCATCAAAGATGGGCAGGTCATCTCGACGGACCAGAAGCCGCTCGAGATCGTGGTTGAGGAAGGCCGCAAGACCGAAACGATCACCGGATTTTTCAAGCAGAAATCTGCGACAGACGGTCAGGAGGTCGAGGTGCCGTTCCGCACGCCGATGTTTGCTCCGATGAACGGAGCGGAGATTCGCGACGCGCTCACCACCGCGGGGCTAACCTATAATGTGAAGCCGGAGTCGAATCTCCTCGCGTCGGCGATCCTGAGCTTTCTGCCGATCGCCCTCTTCCTCGTGATCCTGTATTTCTTCTTCCGCTCGCAAATCAAGATGGCGGGCCGCAGCGCGATGAACTTTGGCAAGAGCAAGGCGCGCATGCTTTCCAAGGAAAAGAACCGCGTGACGTTCAAGGACGTCGCCGGTGTCGAGGAGGCGAAGGAAGAGGTTTCCGAGCTCGTCGATTTCCTCAAGGACCCAAAGAAATTTCAGCGCCTCGGCGGTCGCATCCCGAAGGGCGTGCTGATGGTCGGCCCTCCGGGCACCGGCAAGACGATGCTGGCCCGCGCCATTGCGGGAGAGGCGGATGTACCGTTCTTCTCGATCAGCGGTTCGGACTTCGTGGAGATGTTCGTCGGCGTGGGAGCCTCGCGTGTCCGCGACATGTTTGAACAGGGCAAGAAGAGCGCCCCGTGCCTGATTTTCATCGACGAAATCGACGCGGTCGGTCGTCACCGTGGTCATGGCCTCGGCGGCGGACACGATGAGCGCGAGCAGACGCTGAACCAGCTCCTCGTGGAGATGGATGGCTTCGACACCCAGGATGGCGTGATCATCATCGCCGCCACGAACCGCCCCGACGTGCTTGACCCCGCGCTCCTGCGTCCCGGTCGCTTCGACCGTCAGGTCAATGTCAGCCTGCCGGATGTGAAGGGCCGCGAGGAAATCCTCAAGGTCCACGCCCGCCGTGTGAAGATCTCGGCCGATGTCGACCTCTCCGTCGTGGCTCGCGGTACGCCCGGCTACTCCGGTGCGGAACTCGCCAACGTGATCAACGAAGCCGCCCTCCTCGCCGCCCGCAAGGGACTCAAGGCCATCACTATGGCGGAGATGGAAGAGGCCCGCGACAAGGTGCGCTGGGGCAAGGAGCGTCGCAGTCTCGCCCTCTCCGAGAAGGAGAAGGAAAACACCGCCTACCACGAGGCTGGGCACGCGATCCTGCTGGAGCTCCTGGAGCACACCGAACCCCTTCACAAGGTGACGATCATTCCTCGCGGACCGTCGCTCGGTTCCACCATGTGGCTGCCTGAGGAGGACAAGTATACGACCCGTAAGAACGAATTGCTCGATCAGCTCGTCGTGACGATGGGCGGTCGCGTTGCCGAGGAAATCGTTTTTGGCGATGTCACCAGTGGTGCTCGCGGCGATATCGGTCAGGCGACGGCGATTGCCCGCAAGATGGTTTGCGAGTGGGGCATGAGTGAAAAGATGGGCATGGTCGAGTACGGCGAGCACGATGATTACGTGTTCCTCGGGCGCGATCTCGGTCGTTCACGGGGTTACAGCGAGGCTACAGCCCAGGAGATCGATCGCGAGGTGCGCAAGCTTTGTGACGACGCCTACGCCCGCGCCAAGGAATTGCTGATCAAGCACCGCGACCGCCTGGAGGCCATCGCAAAGGCCCTGCTCGAGTACGAGACTCTCGACGGCATTCATATCCGGGAGATCATGGAGTTCGGTGAATTGCGGAACCCGCCGCGCAAGTACAAGGCGCCGCCGCCGCTTCCGCCCGAGCCGACCGATACCCCCGGCGGCACTGCCGAGCCGACTCAGGAGGACCTCCCTCCGGGTGGATTCCCTGCACCGGCACCAGCCTAG
- a CDS encoding DUF2334 domain-containing protein, whose amino-acid sequence MQTPRQSLVVSIHDVSPLTQAVVHTMLADLADAGVSRTSLLVVPDHHKKAPVAHDASFCRELRNLVSCGHEVVLHGYYHLRPPKQTTLLKSLITEHYTAGEGEFFDLSQEEAAERLAKAKREFAENGLHPVGFIAPAWLLGAEAEAAVKDAGFQYTTRLQTFKDLATGREDLSQSLVWSVRAAWRRIISLGWNAYLLNRLGENPLVRIGLHPPDWSHPAIRRQVLRIVRATLAAREPITYEGWLHRARV is encoded by the coding sequence ATGCAAACGCCGCGCCAGAGTCTTGTCGTTTCAATTCACGATGTGAGCCCGCTCACGCAGGCCGTCGTGCACACCATGCTGGCGGATCTCGCCGACGCGGGAGTATCCCGTACATCGCTCCTCGTGGTGCCGGATCACCATAAAAAAGCGCCTGTTGCCCATGACGCATCTTTTTGCCGGGAATTGCGCAATCTCGTCTCCTGCGGCCACGAAGTCGTCCTCCACGGTTACTATCATTTGCGCCCGCCCAAGCAGACAACGTTGCTCAAGTCTCTCATCACCGAGCATTACACGGCGGGAGAGGGCGAGTTCTTCGACCTCTCGCAAGAGGAGGCTGCCGAACGTCTCGCGAAGGCAAAGAGGGAATTTGCGGAGAATGGCCTGCATCCGGTCGGGTTCATCGCCCCAGCCTGGCTGCTGGGCGCCGAGGCGGAGGCGGCGGTAAAGGACGCCGGTTTTCAATACACCACCCGCCTCCAGACGTTCAAGGATCTGGCGACCGGGCGGGAGGATCTCAGCCAGAGTCTCGTCTGGAGCGTACGGGCGGCCTGGCGGAGGATAATCAGCCTGGGTTGGAACGCCTACCTGCTGAACCGCCTTGGTGAGAATCCGCTAGTACGTATCGGGCTGCATCCGCCGGACTGGTCGCATCCGGCCATCCGTCGCCAGGTGCTCAGGATTGTGCGAGCAACGCTTGCCGCACGCGAGCCGATCACCTATGAGGGTTGGCTCCACCGGGCGCGCGTATGA